The following are encoded together in the Pseudomonadota bacterium genome:
- a CDS encoding HD-GYP domain-containing protein, whose protein sequence is MTQENPYEKQVTPDELKPGMFVSRLDRPWIETPFLLQGFEIRGIADVEQVRRLCRYVFIDVERGNDITPARLDTRPLSKGATTLTQSQEELPRARKALERTSLELTGVLRQAARGRRVRLDRLESRIVSLVDSTLRSTDASLLLARLRRKDDYAYNHALCVSVFGVALGKQLGLERSELEQLALCASLFDIGKTRISDELLQKLEPITSEERQELQRHVDYGVEILKQSGADTSVISVASDHHERCDGTGYPKGLTEPDLSLFAQIVGLVDTYDAMMSDRGYRAANSHEKTVNTLYQERHKAFNAELLEQFIHCLGTYPVGSLVELSSGDVGIVIQQNGLRRLRPQVMLVRDADGQPIEHYPVVNLLTETTEETGEPVAITRTLECGAFGIDPTDYFLQ, encoded by the coding sequence ATGACGCAGGAAAACCCCTACGAAAAGCAGGTCACGCCCGACGAACTCAAGCCGGGCATGTTTGTGTCCCGGCTGGATCGACCGTGGATTGAGACGCCTTTCCTCCTGCAGGGTTTCGAGATTCGGGGGATCGCTGACGTGGAGCAGGTGCGTCGCCTGTGCCGCTATGTGTTCATCGACGTCGAACGGGGCAATGACATCACCCCCGCCCGGCTCGATACACGGCCGCTGTCGAAAGGAGCGACTACCCTCACCCAATCGCAGGAGGAGCTGCCGCGGGCTCGGAAGGCACTGGAACGCACCTCTCTTGAGCTGACCGGCGTGCTGCGGCAGGCGGCACGCGGCCGGCGGGTGCGGCTCGACAGACTGGAAAGCCGTATCGTTTCTCTGGTCGACAGCACGCTGCGCAGCACGGACGCGTCGCTGCTGCTGGCCCGGCTGCGGCGCAAGGACGACTACGCTTACAACCACGCGCTCTGCGTTTCAGTCTTTGGCGTGGCGTTGGGAAAACAGCTGGGTCTTGAGCGCAGCGAGCTGGAGCAGCTGGCGCTCTGCGCGTCGCTGTTTGACATCGGCAAGACCCGGATCAGCGACGAGCTGCTCCAGAAGCTGGAGCCGATCACCTCGGAGGAGCGCCAGGAGCTTCAGCGACACGTCGACTACGGCGTCGAAATTCTCAAGCAGTCCGGGGCTGACACGAGCGTTATCAGCGTGGCCAGCGATCATCACGAGCGCTGTGACGGGACCGGCTATCCGAAGGGGCTGACCGAGCCCGACCTCTCCCTTTTCGCGCAAATTGTCGGCCTGGTGGATACCTACGACGCCATGATGAGCGACCGGGGTTACCGGGCGGCCAACTCGCACGAAAAAACCGTGAATACCCTCTACCAGGAGCGCCACAAGGCGTTCAACGCTGAACTCCTCGAGCAGTTCATCCACTGCCTCGGGACGTATCCGGTCGGTTCGCTGGTTGAACTCAGCAGCGGCGACGTTGGCATCGTCATTCAGCAGAACGGCCTGCGGCGCCTGCGGCCGCAGGTGATGTTGGTTCGAGACGCCGACGGCCAGCCGATCGAACACTACCCCGTGGTGAACCTGCTGACGGAAACCACCGAAGAGACCGGCGAACCGGTGGCCATTACCCGCACGCTGGAGTGCGGCGCCTTCGGTATCGATCCGACCGACTACTTTCTGCAATGA
- a CDS encoding GGDEF domain-containing phosphodiesterase translates to MTTEAADFLRPLTRAELAALAERRFVDGGDRTGLLLANLIGFDHTNATLGYRAGEALLAAACRGLREAFPGPDQVVPVGHGQLAVFVPDLKHPNHALLAASKVQRCLEALERTHRGPRFRPTLGVAVFPDHGSTACQVLQCADQALEETSMGLRPVQMLAFGVERPVHPLARAEALEHAIRNNELQLHFQPQVIMQTQQRWGAEALCRWEADDGPVSPEVFIPLAETCGLIRELTTWTLNAALKQWRKWQPAWPDARVAVNLSASVLHDQELVPQVQACLGIWRVPPECLVLEVTESALMANPDLGLETLRSLQQLGVRLSIDDFGTGYSSMSYLSRFPLHELKIDRSFVMTMSSDSSNRKIVRTVIDLAHKLGLEVVAEGIEQRDAFDTLVALGCERGQGYWIGKPGPASQLLGTVPDSAAQAGGRVREAGTGG, encoded by the coding sequence ATGACCACCGAAGCAGCCGACTTCCTGCGGCCCCTGACCCGCGCCGAGCTGGCCGCGCTGGCGGAACGCCGGTTTGTCGACGGCGGCGACCGGACCGGATTGCTTCTAGCCAATCTGATCGGCTTCGATCATACGAACGCTACGCTTGGCTACCGCGCGGGAGAGGCGTTGCTCGCAGCGGCGTGTCGGGGCCTGCGCGAGGCTTTTCCCGGACCAGACCAGGTGGTACCCGTGGGCCACGGCCAGCTCGCGGTGTTTGTGCCCGACCTCAAACACCCAAACCACGCGCTGCTGGCTGCGAGCAAGGTCCAGCGCTGCCTGGAGGCACTGGAGCGCACTCACCGAGGCCCGCGCTTTCGCCCAACGCTTGGCGTGGCCGTCTTTCCCGACCACGGCAGCACCGCTTGCCAGGTGCTCCAGTGCGCCGATCAGGCGCTCGAAGAGACCTCTATGGGGCTCAGACCCGTTCAGATGCTGGCCTTTGGCGTCGAGCGACCGGTCCATCCACTCGCCCGCGCCGAGGCGCTGGAGCACGCCATCCGTAACAATGAGCTGCAGCTGCATTTTCAGCCACAGGTCATCATGCAGACTCAGCAGCGCTGGGGTGCCGAGGCCCTGTGTCGCTGGGAGGCTGACGACGGCCCGGTGTCACCCGAGGTGTTTATTCCTCTCGCCGAGACCTGTGGTCTGATTCGGGAACTGACAACCTGGACCCTGAACGCCGCGCTGAAGCAATGGCGCAAGTGGCAGCCCGCCTGGCCCGACGCCAGAGTTGCGGTCAATCTTTCTGCCAGCGTGCTTCACGACCAGGAGCTGGTGCCGCAGGTTCAGGCGTGCCTCGGCATCTGGCGCGTGCCGCCCGAGTGCCTGGTGCTGGAGGTCACGGAGAGCGCTCTGATGGCCAACCCCGACCTGGGGCTGGAGACGCTCAGGTCGCTGCAGCAGCTCGGCGTGCGGCTATCGATCGACGACTTTGGAACGGGCTATTCATCAATGTCGTATCTAAGCCGCTTCCCGCTGCATGAGCTCAAAATCGACCGATCGTTTGTCATGACGATGTCCAGCGACTCCAGCAATCGCAAGATCGTGCGCACGGTGATCGACCTGGCCCACAAGCTCGGGCTCGAGGTGGTGGCCGAGGGGATTGAACAGCGGGATGCGTTCGACACGCTGGTCGCCCTGGGCTGCGAGCGGGGTCAGGGCTACTGGATTGGCAAACCGGGGCCAGCCAGCCAGCTGCTGGGCACCGTGCCCGACTCAGCGGCCCAGGCCGGAGGACGGGTCCGCGAAGCCGGCACGGGCGGCTGA